The genomic region GTGGAACGATGTCGACGCGGCGGAGTTCCGCTGGTGGCAGCGTCAGCAGGAACGGCTGGAACGGATGAGCCCCGGCTACCGGCGCGAATACCGCACCCGCCCGTTCGCCGACGAGCTGCGCTGGACCGGCCACTTCAGCGAGGTCGTCACCCTGACCGGGCGCTGGCAGCGGCGCATCGGAATGGACGACTACCTCACGTGGCTGCGCTCGAAGTCGTACGTCGCGGCAATCGGTGATCGCCTCGAGGACTTTCTCGACGCCGAGCGTCGGACCATGCTTCGGGCCTTTCCCGACGGTGTCGTCGTCGAGCCCTTTCGCACCCTGCTGGTGATTGCGCGGACGCCGGAGGGCTGAGCCGCGCGCGGCCGTCCGCGGGCGGCTCGGTGCGCATTTCCGGACCGGTTGGTGACGCCCTGCCGCCCTCTATGTCCTATATGTAATGTATCGGATACTGTGGGTACAGGAGGCTCTCCTGTCGTTTTCGGGACTGAGTACCCGACTCGCCCCAGATTTACTGGTCCGTTAGTCTTGCGGCGTTCGCGGGGGTGGTGTCCAACTTTGTTGGCGAAGCGCAGTGTTGTGGGTACCGCATGCTGATCTGACCCTGATGGGCGGACCCGTGCGTGGCTGGCAGCGCCGCGTCCGGCCCGTCCCGGCGCCACAGGTCACCCCTGAGTCGGACGCCGACCGCCGGCGTTCCGGTAGAGGAGGCGACGGTCATCATGCGGCGTGGTCCGGAACAGGCTGGAGCGGCGGACTCCTGGGCGGCGGCGACCGGCCCGATGACCTCCTGGCAGACGGAGACCGGGGCGATGTACCCCCGCTCCGGAGACCTGCGTTCCGGAGACCTGCGCACAGGGGATCGGCACTCCGGGGACCGGCGCTCCGGGGACCGGCGCACGGGCGATCAGCGCGCGGGAGATCGGCGGCCCACCGTAGATCGGCGTACGGGAGACCGGCGCTCCGGGGATCGGCGCACCGGGGATCTGTATACGGCGGACCGGCGCACGAGGGACCCGTATTCGGGGGATGAACGTAGGGGGAACCCCCGAACGGGGGATCCGCGCTCGTCCGATCCGCGCCCGTCCAGTCCGCGCGCATCCAGCCCGGGGGCGCGGGAGGTGCGGGCCGGACGCGAGCGTGGCGGGGCGGACGACGGCACCGGCCCACGGCGCGGCGCCCAGCCTCCGCCGCGTTCCTCGGCGCCGGCCCGGCAGGCCGGAGCCTCGTCCGCGGACGCCGCGGCGAAGTTTGCCTACAACCCGGCCCTCGACGGGCTGCGGGTCGTCTGCATCTACATCATCCTTGCCGGCCACATGGGCGCCATCCACGCCAGCAACGTGGCGGTCGACGTCTTCTTCGTGCTCAGCGGATTTCTCATCACCGCGCTGCTGCTGGCCGAGCGCAGTCGGACCGGGACGATCTCCCTGGGCCGATTCCTGGTCCGGCGTGCCTACCGGCTCATGCCCGCGATGTGGGTCTACCTGCTCGTCGGGCTCGCCGTCACGGTGGCGTTCAAATGGAACGACGTCCCCTTCCGGGACGACTACATCGGCAGCGCGCTGTCTGCGTTCTTCAACGTCAACAACTGGTACAAGGTGGTGCACCCGGCGGCCGGCGGTCGCTGGCTGGCCCACGTCTGGTCACTGTCGCTGGAGGAGCAGTTCTACCTGCTGTGGCCGGGGCTGTTCCTGCTCGTCTCCCGGTCCGCGCGGCTACGGCCGCACCTGATCAAAATTCTTCTCGCGATGATCGTGGTGTGCGCGGTCTGGACGTACACCGTCGCCAGCGGCGGCGCGCCGCACTCGCGGGTGTACCTGGCGCTCGACACCCACGTCGCTCCGCTGCTGATCGGCTGCCTGCTCGCCGTCTGGCGCGACGCCCGGCTGCGTGCCCTGGCCGAGGAGGAGCCGGTCGCCGACCCGCCCACGGGCGGACGCCGCCGCCGGCACTCCCCGCAGCCGGGGAGCAGGGTCACGCCGGTCACCTCGGCCGCCGTCGAGCGCTGGACGGTGGGGCGGCGCATCGCCGATCTCGGCCTCCTGGCCGGGATCGGGCTGATCCTCTTCGCCTTCCTCGGGCCGAACAAGGACACCCACGAGGCCAACTGGCTCGATCATGCGGCGTACATCCCGAGCGCCCTGCTGGGTGCGATCGTCATCCTCAGCGCGGACCTGCGCCGGGACACCGCCTGGGTCCGCCTGCTCGGCAGCCCGCGGATGGCCTTCCTCGGCAAGATCACCTTCAGTATCTACCTGTGGCACTACCCGGTCATCTCGGCGGCCAACGGTCAGCTCGTACCCCGGATCGGGCTGTGGCCCTCGGTGGTGTGCGCCGCCGCCGCCAGCACGTTCATCGCCTACTTCTCGAACCGGTTCGTCGAGAAACCCGCGCAGCGGGCCCGCCCCACGTGGGCGGACACCCCGCGCGGACCGGCGACGACGAAGAGCTCCGCCGGCCGCCCCGCGCCCGAGCCGACCGGACGGTCCCAGGCCACCGGCCGGCCTGAGGAGACCGGCCGACTCCAGGGGGCTGGTCCGCTCGAGGGGGCTGGTCCGCTCGAGGGGGATGGCTGGATCGAAAAGGACTGGCGGTCCGAGGACACCGGCCGCGACGAGGACACCGCCCGGCTGGTACTCCCGGGCAACGCCGGCCGGGCCGCCGCCGGCCATCGCACCGGTGGCAACAGGCGCGGCGATGCCCGGTATGCCGACCCCGACCTCCTTGACGCCCCGCTCGCCGACTCCGGGTACGTCGACGCGGGATACGGCAGCGGCCGCCCGGACCGCGGCGAACCGAGCGCGCCCGACCGGCGATACCCGCAGCCGGTCGGGCGTGCCGCGGGCCCCGAACCCGGTACCCGTCCCGACCCGCGATGGCACGACGCCGCCCAGGATCCTGGCGCCCAGGAACGTGCCGTCCAGGATCGTGGCGGCCGAGGCTGGGGCGAGCAGCAACCGCCCGGCTTCCACGACCGGGAACCGGGCGGCCGCCCGGTTCCCGATCCGCGCGGGGGAGGACTGCCGGGCTTCGCGGAGCCGGACGCCGGCGACGATGCCGACGTCTGGATCGACGAGGGGTACGCGCGCCCCCGTGCCGGCTACGCGGCCACGACGGCCGACCGGACCTGGCCACCGCGCACCGTTGGTCAGCGCGGTTACAGCAGCGTCGGGGAGCACGAGGATCCCGACGGCTACGGCGTTCCGGCCGACTACGGCCCGTCGGTCGGCTACGACGTTCCGGCCGGCTACGGCGTTCCGGCAGGCTACGGCTCAACGGCCGGCTACGGCGCTCCCGGAGGCTACGGCGCCGCCGGAGGCTACGGCTCTTCGCCCGACTATGGCGCTGCGGCGGGCTACGGCCCTTCGGCCGATCACGGCGCTCCTGGCGGAGGCTACGGCGCTTCGGGAGGCTACGGCGCTTCGGGAGGTCATGGCGCTTCGGGAGGTCGTGGCGCTCCCGGGGTCTCCGACGCCTCGGCGGCGGGGTATGGCGTTTCGGCGGACTACCGCGGCGCAGGCGGTTACCACGGTCTGGGTGGTGACCCGCTCACCGGCCCGACCCCGCCGCCGGTCGGGCCCGCCTACGTGGACCATGCCTATCTCGAGGAGCCGCACTTCGGGCCGGGATCCGGGTACGGGCCGGGGCCGGGGCTCGACGCGGACGAGCGGCCCCGGGTGCAGGGGTACGACTCCCACCCGCCGCGTGACCCGCTCGCTCACCCCGGGCATGATCCGGACCGACGCGGCTACGCCGACGGCGCCGGCCACGACCGCGGGGTGGGCGGCGGCTGGCCGTCTGCCGCGGGTCCCGATCCCGGGCGCGGCACGACCGACGGTCGTCTTCGGGGCGATGAGGGCGGGCGCCACGGCGGGTACGACCGGTGGTCCGGCGACGGGGGCGTGCCCCGCAGGGGCCGCTGATCCGGGCATCCCGGATCCGGGGTGACCCGCGTACCTGGCCTCGCCCGATCGGGCCGTACCCTCCAGGTCGAAGCGGACGGAAGGGAAGGACGGTCATGATCGTTGCGGTCATGGGGGCGGGGCGGCTGGGCGGGGCGGTGCTGTCCGGCCTGTTGGGCTCCGGGCACGCGCCCGGGG from Frankia alni ACN14a harbors:
- a CDS encoding acyltransferase, coding for MRAGRERGGADDGTGPRRGAQPPPRSSAPARQAGASSADAAAKFAYNPALDGLRVVCIYIILAGHMGAIHASNVAVDVFFVLSGFLITALLLAERSRTGTISLGRFLVRRAYRLMPAMWVYLLVGLAVTVAFKWNDVPFRDDYIGSALSAFFNVNNWYKVVHPAAGGRWLAHVWSLSLEEQFYLLWPGLFLLVSRSARLRPHLIKILLAMIVVCAVWTYTVASGGAPHSRVYLALDTHVAPLLIGCLLAVWRDARLRALAEEEPVADPPTGGRRRRHSPQPGSRVTPVTSAAVERWTVGRRIADLGLLAGIGLILFAFLGPNKDTHEANWLDHAAYIPSALLGAIVILSADLRRDTAWVRLLGSPRMAFLGKITFSIYLWHYPVISAANGQLVPRIGLWPSVVCAAAASTFIAYFSNRFVEKPAQRARPTWADTPRGPATTKSSAGRPAPEPTGRSQATGRPEETGRLQGAGPLEGAGPLEGDGWIEKDWRSEDTGRDEDTARLVLPGNAGRAAAGHRTGGNRRGDARYADPDLLDAPLADSGYVDAGYGSGRPDRGEPSAPDRRYPQPVGRAAGPEPGTRPDPRWHDAAQDPGAQERAVQDRGGRGWGEQQPPGFHDREPGGRPVPDPRGGGLPGFAEPDAGDDADVWIDEGYARPRAGYAATTADRTWPPRTVGQRGYSSVGEHEDPDGYGVPADYGPSVGYDVPAGYGVPAGYGSTAGYGAPGGYGAAGGYGSSPDYGAAAGYGPSADHGAPGGGYGASGGYGASGGHGASGGRGAPGVSDASAAGYGVSADYRGAGGYHGLGGDPLTGPTPPPVGPAYVDHAYLEEPHFGPGSGYGPGPGLDADERPRVQGYDSHPPRDPLAHPGHDPDRRGYADGAGHDRGVGGGWPSAAGPDPGRGTTDGRLRGDEGGRHGGYDRWSGDGGVPRRGR